The Candidatus Firestonebacteria bacterium RIFOXYD2_FULL_39_29 genomic interval CCAGGGAAGAATGCACGGCGTAAGCAAAATCAACAGCGGAGGACCCGAGAGGAAGCGCAAAAACATCGCCTTTTGGCGTAAAAACAAACACTTCGTCTCCAAACAGGTCCATTTTAAGGAGATCCATAAATTCTTTTGAGTCTTTAACTTCTGTCATCCATTCTATAAGATGCCGCAGCCATTCAATTTTATGCTCTGATTTTTTATCCCTCTGCCCGCCTTCTTTATAATACCAGTGGGCAGCAACACCAAACTCCGCTGTTTCGTTCATATCCCTGGTCCGGATCTGGATCTCCAAAGGCAAACCGGTTGGCCCAATCACATTTGTATGCAGTGATTGATACAGGTTTGTTTTTGGCATTGCAATATAATCATCGAACTGTCCGGGAATCGGTTTAAAAATAGAATGTATAACTCCCAATATGGAATAACATTCTTCCATAGAATCTGTAATAATCCTCAGCGCTGTAATATCATAAATTTCTTCAAATTCTTTGTTAAGTCTTTTCATTTTCTGAAATATACTGTAAAAATGTTTTGCCCGTCCGATAATTTGAACGTTGATCCCAAGTTCATTTAATTTTGAAAGAAGAGTGGTTTTAGCTTCTTCTACAAGTTTTTCCCGGTGAACCCTCTTGTCCGATATTTTATCTCCTATTTCTTTATATTCTTTGGGATAAAGATATTTCATTGACAGGTCTTCAAGCTCCCACTTAAGACGCCCGACGCCCAGCCGGTGCGCAAGCGGAGCATAGATCTGAAGGGTTTCCTCGGCATTTTCTTTTTGATTTTCTTCGGGAAGAAACTGAAGGGTACGCATATTATGCAGGCGGTCAGAAAGTTTGATTATTATAACTCTAATGTCTTTGGACATAGCCAGAAGTATTTTTCTAAAATTATCAGCCTGTCTTATCTCTTTCTCGGGCTTTATCTTAAAAGAAAGTTTCGTAAGACCTTCAACCATAACTGCAACCTCTTCGCCGACCTGGTTCTTAAGCTCCTCAAAGGTCAGGGAAGAATCTTCAAGCACATCATGAAGCAGTCCCGCCGATACGGTAGAGGGATCCATTTTCAGATCCGTCAGGATATTTGCCACTTCTAGAACATGGGTCATATAAGGATCACCGGAAAGCCGTTTTTGAGAGGAATGAACTTCTTCTGCAAGTTTATTGCATCTATCAAGCAGGAGAATATCTGCCTGAGGATTGCTCTTTAATAACTTTGCTCTTATTTCTTCGTATGTCATTTTAACCTTTTAAATACAGGCCATATCAAAAGTAATAATGCCCGCCCTTCGGCGGGCATTATATGTCATTTTTTTACGACAACCGCTTTCCTCTCCATGGCATGCTCCCATTCAATAAGTATAGGACTCGCAACAAACCATGAGGAATATGTTCCGATAACAACGCCCATCATCAAAGCAAAAGAAAAGTCATGAATAACTTCCCCTCCATATAAAAACAAAGACGTCACAACGATAAGAACTGTAAGCGAAGTCATAAAAGTCCTGCTTAACACTTCGTTTACACTGGAATTTATAATAGTATCAAGATTATCTTTAACTCTTATCTTTAGATTTTCTCTTATTCTGTCAAACACAACTACGGTGTCAGTCAAGGAGTAGCCTGCCAGAGTCAAAAGAGCAGTAACAAAGAGAAGTGTAAACTCTTTATTCATAAAGTAAAATATTCCAATAACAGCCAGCACGTCATGAAGGGTAGCCACAGCACCGGCCAGGCCAAATCTGAATTCAAAACGGAACCAGATATAGACCATAATAGAAAGTATCGCAAAAAATATTGCCCAGAATGCCTGACCCTTAAGCTTTGCACTTACGATCGGACCCATATCTTCAATCCGGTCAATTTCAAATACTTCACCCGGAAAACCTTCAGTAAATACTTTTGTCATAGCCTCTTTCAAACCACCAATCTTGACATTTGAAGCTTTGATCCTGAGCAAGACCTTTAATTTTGGATCAGTCGGCGTATCGGCTATCTGTTGTATTCCCGTATCTTTAAACCCATTTTTATCAAGCACTTCTCTGATCTTACCAGCATCTAATTCTTTTTTAAATTTAATAGAAACAACACTTCCTCCGGCAAAATCAATTCCAATATTACCCTTTCCTCGGGACATTTGAACAATTGCAAAAAGTCCGGAAAAAACCAGCACACTGGATATTATATATGCTATAAATCTCAGCCCGACAAAATTAATTTTCGTATTACCAAATAATTGAATCATCGTCCCTCCGCAATAGAATTTGTTCTAAATACTAAGTTTCTCAACTTCACCTCTGGACAATCTCCAGTCAAAAATAACTTTTGTAACTACAACCGCAGTAAATAAACTGATAGCACAACCCATACTCAGAGTTACAGCAAAACCTTTAATAGGCCCTGTCCCAAAAACAAACAGAATAAGAGCCGTTATCAAGGTCGTAACATGAGAATCAATTACAGTCCAGAAAGCACGGTTGTATCCCGCATCTACCGCAGCCCTGACTGTTTTACCTGTTCTCAGCTCTTCTCTTATTCTTTCAAGAATAAGAACATTAGAGTCTACAGACATACCAATGGTCAGGATAATACCGGCAATACCCGGCATAGTTAAGGTAGCGCCTATTAAGGTAATTCCGCCCATCAGATACAAAATATTGCAGAGTAGCCCAATATCAGCTATTACTCCGGAAAACTTATAATAGAAACCCATAATAAGGAGTACCGCCAGTAAACCTATCATTCCGGAATACAGACCTTTTTTAATAGAGTCCGCACCCAGCGAAGGCCCGACCACATTCTCACTGATAATGTTCATCGGAACCGGTAAAGAACCGGAACGGAGGAGTAACGCCAAATTCTTAGCTTCTTTGTCGTCAAAATTTCCCGTAATTTGACCTCTTCTTGATATTTTACTGTTTATAGTCGGCGCTGAGATCACCCGATTATCAAGGATTATTGCAAGCCGTTTATTTATATTCGATCCTGTTATTTTAGAAAATATTTTAGAACCTTCATCGGTCAGGCTAAAATCAACTCCAATTTCCGAACCAAAACTCCCGCCGCCCAGGCTCATTTTTGCATTAGCTAAAGAAGCTCCTGTCATAAGCTGTTCTTCTTTAAGAAGGAACGGTTTGTTCTCTTTATCGTAAAGCAGGACATCCCCTTTAGGAACTTTGCCCTCAATTGCTTTTTCCACATCTCCGGCATCATCAACAAGTTTAAATTCAAGTAGAGCCGTTTGACCTATCATCTTTTTTGCTTCATCAGGGTTTTTAACCCCCGGAAGCTGAACCACAATCCATTTTGTACCTTCTTTTTGTATCAGTGGTTCCGAGACTCCGATCTGGTCAACTCTATTCCTTACAACCTCAACAGCCCGGTCCACAGCTTCATTCAAAGTAAGCCCTT includes:
- a CDS encoding protein-export membrane protein SecF; this encodes MIQLFGNTKINFVGLRFIAYIISSVLVFSGLFAIVQMSRGKGNIGIDFAGGSVVSIKFKKELDAGKIREVLDKNGFKDTGIQQIADTPTDPKLKVLLRIKASNVKIGGLKEAMTKVFTEGFPGEVFEIDRIEDMGPIVSAKLKGQAFWAIFFAILSIMVYIWFRFEFRFGLAGAVATLHDVLAVIGIFYFMNKEFTLLFVTALLTLAGYSLTDTVVVFDRIRENLKIRVKDNLDTIINSSVNEVLSRTFMTSLTVLIVVTSLFLYGGEVIHDFSFALMMGVVIGTYSSWFVASPILIEWEHAMERKAVVVKK
- a CDS encoding protein-export membrane protein SecD — protein: MHRNRWVMGIIFLVFFGSLYSIFFESGEFVRPFNTENPKKRIKLGLDLQGGMNLMMEVDESQLPKGLTLNEAVDRAVEVVRNRVDQIGVSEPLIQKEGTKWIVVQLPGVKNPDEAKKMIGQTALLEFKLVDDAGDVEKAIEGKVPKGDVLLYDKENKPFLLKEEQLMTGASLANAKMSLGGGSFGSEIGVDFSLTDEGSKIFSKITGSNINKRLAIILDNRVISAPTINSKISRRGQITGNFDDKEAKNLALLLRSGSLPVPMNIISENVVGPSLGADSIKKGLYSGMIGLLAVLLIMGFYYKFSGVIADIGLLCNILYLMGGITLIGATLTMPGIAGIILTIGMSVDSNVLILERIREELRTGKTVRAAVDAGYNRAFWTVIDSHVTTLITALILFVFGTGPIKGFAVTLSMGCAISLFTAVVVTKVIFDWRLSRGEVEKLSI